A part of Melittangium boletus DSM 14713 genomic DNA contains:
- a CDS encoding MFS transporter, which translates to MSLARLHRHVLRSLTSLSSAVPIFRPGSATPLLGAPTASTTAAAPPGHAERRTLRGSLKASVAEGIVAEVFTACAGATALTAWALALKLGPFLVGVMTALPFFAQFIQFPAAWLTSTLGHRKVALAVVLLSRQVMWPLVLLPWLPLSLEGQQRVLVTVAAVSAVLSVVGNNAWVAWMGELVPESIRGRFFGRRTALCTLGNMVASLTTGVVMDRLRPTEGLSPALPLLAAIACVAGAVCTLLMARQHDPSPPHREKAKLDFRVALLPLKDDRARRVLVYQMVWNAAVGLSAPFFTFYMLNNLKMSFLLMSVQLAAVAAVRMLSAPLWGKLIDRLGAQPVVMLCSLGIGFLPLVWLFPSPSFLWPLVADALLAGVLWGGHNLAIFALPLAVAPRKGRPFYLAAFSTAGGLSYALASSLGGGLASLLPTEFTLGGHLWANLQVLFLLSGLARMAAAFLALRIIEPGARTVGSLGELVALVRPKRDAPALERTRPGPSLAEPVPVRAEG; encoded by the coding sequence CGGGTCATGCCGAGCGGCGCACCCTGCGCGGCTCGTTGAAGGCCTCGGTCGCCGAGGGCATCGTGGCCGAGGTCTTCACCGCGTGCGCGGGCGCCACGGCGCTGACGGCCTGGGCGTTGGCGCTCAAGCTGGGGCCCTTCCTGGTGGGGGTGATGACGGCCCTGCCCTTCTTCGCGCAGTTCATCCAGTTTCCGGCGGCGTGGCTGACGTCCACCCTCGGACACCGGAAGGTGGCGCTGGCGGTGGTGCTGCTGTCGCGCCAGGTGATGTGGCCCCTGGTGCTGTTGCCGTGGCTGCCCCTGTCGCTCGAGGGCCAGCAGCGGGTGCTGGTGACGGTGGCGGCGGTGTCGGCGGTGCTGAGCGTGGTGGGCAACAACGCTTGGGTGGCGTGGATGGGCGAGCTGGTGCCCGAGTCCATCCGGGGGCGCTTCTTCGGACGGCGCACGGCGCTGTGCACGCTGGGCAACATGGTGGCCTCGCTCACCACGGGCGTGGTGATGGACCGGCTGCGTCCCACGGAGGGCTTGAGCCCGGCGCTGCCGCTGCTCGCGGCGATCGCGTGCGTCGCGGGCGCGGTGTGCACGCTGTTGATGGCGCGCCAGCATGATCCCTCTCCGCCGCATCGGGAGAAGGCGAAGCTGGACTTCCGCGTCGCGCTGTTGCCGCTCAAGGACGATCGGGCGCGCCGGGTGCTGGTGTACCAGATGGTGTGGAACGCGGCGGTGGGGCTGTCCGCGCCCTTCTTCACGTTCTACATGCTCAACAACCTCAAGATGAGCTTCCTGCTGATGTCCGTGCAGCTCGCGGCGGTGGCCGCCGTGCGCATGCTGTCCGCGCCCCTGTGGGGCAAGCTCATCGACAGGCTCGGGGCCCAGCCCGTGGTGATGTTGTGCTCGCTGGGCATCGGCTTCCTGCCGCTCGTGTGGCTCTTCCCCTCGCCCTCGTTCCTCTGGCCGCTGGTGGCCGACGCGCTCCTGGCCGGCGTGCTGTGGGGAGGACACAACCTGGCCATCTTCGCGCTGCCGCTCGCGGTGGCGCCGCGCAAGGGCCGGCCCTTCTACCTGGCGGCGTTCTCCACGGCGGGTGGCCTCTCCTATGCGCTGGCCTCGTCGCTGGGCGGCGGACTCGCCAGCCTGCTGCCCACGGAGTTCACCCTCGGGGGCCACCTGTGGGCCAACCTGCAGGTGCTCTTCCTTCTTTCGGGCCTGGCGCGCATGGCGGCGGCCTTCCTCGCCCTGCGCATCATCGAGCCAGGAGCGCGCACCGTGGGCTCCCTCGGGGAACTCGTGGCCCTGGTCCGCCCCAAGCGGGACGCTCCGGCGCTGGAGCGGACCCGCCCGGGGCCTTCCCTGGCGGAGCCCGTGCCCGTGCGCGCCGAGGGCTGA